A window of the Hypomesus transpacificus isolate Combined female chromosome 10, fHypTra1, whole genome shotgun sequence genome harbors these coding sequences:
- the LOC124472514 gene encoding mitochondrial fission factor homolog A-like isoform X2: protein MSVGTVYPAADEAEMSRIHYELEYTEGISQRMRIPDTLKMGPESQAGGPSPGVLAPHPALMQVPERIVISGDDVDSRYSRPRDLDLIQATPPLDLLGMKAPPRVLTLTEQPLDSLETDPAPPAPMHRTAHSRSKKERSATESPTVRHSSPAHRADTSVTPSPAAPVRVCPPLCTPEDGAPLYSAGGVMSYIQATTRRAYQQVLEALEDGHRRAQLDMTLDMTPDDSGLVDASTLRRQIVKLNRRLQLLEEENKERSRRELLLYSATVAFWLLNTWVWFRR from the exons ATGAGTGTTGGGACAGTGTACCCTGCTGCGGACGAGGCAGAGATGAGCCGTATCCACTACGAGCTGGAGTACACAGAGGGCATCAGCCAGCGCATGCGTATCCCCGACACCCTGAAGATGGGGCCAGAGAGCCAGGCAGGAGGGCCTTCCCCGGGGGTCCTggccccccaccctgccctgaTGCAGGTGCCCGAGCGGATCGTGATCTCAG gggaCGATGTGGACTCGCGCTACTCCCGACCCAGAGACCTGGACCTGATCCAGGCCACGCCTCCGCTAGACCTGCTGGGGATGAAGGCTCCGCCCCGGGTCCTTACACTGACGGAGCAGCCGCTGGACTCCCTGGAGACAGACcccgcccccccggcccccatgCACCGCACG gctcaCTCCAGGTCGAAGAAGGAACGCAGTGCGACTGAGAGCCCAACTGTCCGTCACAGCAGCCCCGCCCACAGAGCAGACACCAg tgtGACCCCGTCCCCCGCGGCCCCTGTGCGGGTGTGCCCCCCCCTGTGCACCCCGGAGGATGGAGCCCCCCTCTACTCAGCTGGGGGGGTGATGTCTTACATCCAGGCCACCACACGCCGGGCCTACCAGCAGGtcctggaggccctggaggaCGGACACCGCAG GGCCCAGCTGGACATGACCTTGGATATGACCCCTGATGATTCGGGATTGGTGGATGCTTCAACACTACGACGACAG ATTGTGAAGCTGAACCGGCGTCTccagctcctggaggaggagaacaaggAGCGCTCCAGGAGAGAGCTGCTGCTCTACTCTGCCACCGTGGCCTTCTGGCTCCTCAACACGTGGGTCTGGTTCCGACGCTAG
- the LOC124472514 gene encoding mitochondrial fission factor homolog A-like isoform X1: MSVGTVYPAADEAEMSRIHYELEYTEGISQRMRIPDTLKMGPESQAGGPSPGVLAPHPALMQVPERIVISGDDVDSRYSRPRDLDLIQATPPLDLLGMKAPPRVLTLTEQPLDSLETDPAPPAPMHRTAHSRSKKERSATESPTVRHSSPAHRADTSVTPSPAAPVRVCPPLCTPEDGAPLYSAGGVMSYIQATTRRAYQQVLEALEDGHRRAQLDMTLDMTPDDSGLVDASTLRRQVGSHSASTLRRQVGSHSASTLRRQVGSHSASTLRRQVGSHSASTLRRQVGSHSASTLRRQVGSHSASTLRRQVGSHSASTLRRQIVKLNRRLQLLEEENKERSRRELLLYSATVAFWLLNTWVWFRR, encoded by the exons ATGAGTGTTGGGACAGTGTACCCTGCTGCGGACGAGGCAGAGATGAGCCGTATCCACTACGAGCTGGAGTACACAGAGGGCATCAGCCAGCGCATGCGTATCCCCGACACCCTGAAGATGGGGCCAGAGAGCCAGGCAGGAGGGCCTTCCCCGGGGGTCCTggccccccaccctgccctgaTGCAGGTGCCCGAGCGGATCGTGATCTCAG gggaCGATGTGGACTCGCGCTACTCCCGACCCAGAGACCTGGACCTGATCCAGGCCACGCCTCCGCTAGACCTGCTGGGGATGAAGGCTCCGCCCCGGGTCCTTACACTGACGGAGCAGCCGCTGGACTCCCTGGAGACAGACcccgcccccccggcccccatgCACCGCACG gctcaCTCCAGGTCGAAGAAGGAACGCAGTGCGACTGAGAGCCCAACTGTCCGTCACAGCAGCCCCGCCCACAGAGCAGACACCAg tgtGACCCCGTCCCCCGCGGCCCCTGTGCGGGTGTGCCCCCCCCTGTGCACCCCGGAGGATGGAGCCCCCCTCTACTCAGCTGGGGGGGTGATGTCTTACATCCAGGCCACCACACGCCGGGCCTACCAGCAGGtcctggaggccctggaggaCGGACACCGCAG GGCCCAGCTGGACATGACCTTGGATATGACCCCTGATGATTCGGGATTGGTGGATGCTTCAACACTACGACGACAGGTAGGCAGTCACAGTGCTTCAACACTACGACGACAGGTAGGCAGTCACAGTGCTTCAACACTACGACGACAGGTAGGCAGTCACAGTGCTTCAACACTACGACGACAGGTAGGCAGTCACAGTGCTTCAACACTACGACGACAGGTAGGCAGTCACAGTGCTTCAACACTACGACGACAGGTAGGCAGTCACAGTGCTTCAACACTACGACGACAGGTAGGCAGTCACAGTGCTTCAACACTACGACGACAG ATTGTGAAGCTGAACCGGCGTCTccagctcctggaggaggagaacaaggAGCGCTCCAGGAGAGAGCTGCTGCTCTACTCTGCCACCGTGGCCTTCTGGCTCCTCAACACGTGGGTCTGGTTCCGACGCTAG
- the zgc:110269 gene encoding probable flap endonuclease 1 homolog isoform X1, whose translation MGILKLADLIRSEAPDAITHKDIGDYTGKVIAVDTSIILNQFRAAVPGLEQLGPLAGLFFRTLTFLEHDIKPVFVFDGVPPAEKRAVLERRAQAAGWSSPNCSGSASSQTRDCLQLLRLMGVPIIQAPGEGEALCARLVQGGLVDAVASEDMDTLAFGGTVLIRQLSAKRNGEVVEFSLEKLLTRLSLSQEEFVDLCILLGCDYCDKITGLGPKRALSLIQTHRSIENLVQHINRKTHPVPMAWGYQDARKLFLLAPQTEAPGLAWTEPDEEVLVQFLCHQKHIKEPRVRGRMERFRQTRERRRREREQEEASGRSRQTRMEDFFRVTRKRKQESWHQPVLNTGRSVPLVCAVVRQEERRGGGRRERGRRQGSGGQREDCSFSQPSSSNTGLPPF comes from the exons ATGGGGATTTTAAAGTTGGCAGACTTGATTCGCTCCGAAGCACCTGATGCGATCACGCACAAGGACATCGGCGATTACACAG GCAAGGTCATCGCCGTGGACACTTCAATCATTCTCAACCAGTTTCGAGCGGCTGTACCTGGTCTCGAGCAGCTAGG tcccCTAGCAGGTCTGTTCTTCCGCACCCTAACCTTCCTGGAACATGACATCAAGcccgtgtttgtgtttgacggAGTTCCCCCAGCAGAGAAGAGAGCTGTG ctggagaggagggcCCAGGCGGCAGGGTGGAGCTCCCCCAATTGCTCCGGCTCAG cctccAGTCAGACTCGCGACTGTCTCCAGCTGCTGCGGCTCATGGGGGTTCCCATCATCCAG gctccgggggagggggaggccctGTGTGCCAGGCTGGTGCAGGGGGGTCTAGTGGACGCTGTGGCCTCAGAGGACATGGACACGCTGGCCTTCGGAGGAACAGTCCTGATCCGCCAGCTCAGCGCCAAGAGAAACGG tGAGGTGGTGGAGTTCTCCCTGGAGAAGCTTCTGACCAGGCTGAGCCTCTCCCAGGAGGAG TTTGTGGACCTGTGTATCTTGCTGGGCTGTGACTACTGTGACAAGATAACAGGCCTGGGTCCTAAGAGAGCCCTGTCTCTGATACAGACCCACCGCTCCATCGAGAACTTGGTTCAGCACATCAATAGGAAg aCCCATCCAGTGCCCATGGCGTGGGGTTACCAGGATGCTAGGAAGCTGTTCCTGCTAGCCCCCCAGACAGAGgcccctggcctggcctggactGAACCTGACGAGGAGGTGCTGGTCCAGTTCCTGTGCCACCAGAAACACATCAA GGAGCCCAGGGTGCGTGGTCGTATGGAGCGGTTTCGTCAgacgagggagaggaggaggagagagagggagcaggaggaggcctCTGGCCGGAGCAGACAGACTCGCATGGAGGACTTCTTCCGCGTAACCAGGAAGAGAAAGCAG GAATCCTGGCATCAGCCTGTCCTGAATACTGGAAGATCAGTGCCTCTTGTCTGTGCTGTcgtgaggcaggaagagaggcgaggcggagggaggcgggaaagaggaaggagacaggggtctggaggacagagagaagactGTTCCTTCTCTCAGCCTAGTTCATCCAACACTGGCCTGCCTCCTTTCTAA
- the zgc:110269 gene encoding probable flap endonuclease 1 homolog isoform X2 has product MGILKLADLIRSEAPDAITHKDIGDYTGKVIAVDTSIILNQFRAAVPGLEQLGPLAGLFFRTLTFLEHDIKPVFVFDGVPPAEKRAVLERRAQAAGWSSPNCSGSASSQTRDCLQLLRLMGVPIIQAPGEGEALCARLVQGGLVDAVASEDMDTLAFGGTVLIRQLSAKRNGEVVEFSLEKLLTRLSLSQEEFVDLCILLGCDYCDKITGLGPKRALSLIQTHRSIENLVQHINRKTHPVPMAWGYQDARKLFLLAPQTEAPGLAWTEPDEEVLVQFLCHQKHIKEPRVRGRMERFRQTRERRRREREQEEASGRSRQTRMEDFFRVTRKRKQPAEAGDPASSKGKRPRPK; this is encoded by the exons ATGGGGATTTTAAAGTTGGCAGACTTGATTCGCTCCGAAGCACCTGATGCGATCACGCACAAGGACATCGGCGATTACACAG GCAAGGTCATCGCCGTGGACACTTCAATCATTCTCAACCAGTTTCGAGCGGCTGTACCTGGTCTCGAGCAGCTAGG tcccCTAGCAGGTCTGTTCTTCCGCACCCTAACCTTCCTGGAACATGACATCAAGcccgtgtttgtgtttgacggAGTTCCCCCAGCAGAGAAGAGAGCTGTG ctggagaggagggcCCAGGCGGCAGGGTGGAGCTCCCCCAATTGCTCCGGCTCAG cctccAGTCAGACTCGCGACTGTCTCCAGCTGCTGCGGCTCATGGGGGTTCCCATCATCCAG gctccgggggagggggaggccctGTGTGCCAGGCTGGTGCAGGGGGGTCTAGTGGACGCTGTGGCCTCAGAGGACATGGACACGCTGGCCTTCGGAGGAACAGTCCTGATCCGCCAGCTCAGCGCCAAGAGAAACGG tGAGGTGGTGGAGTTCTCCCTGGAGAAGCTTCTGACCAGGCTGAGCCTCTCCCAGGAGGAG TTTGTGGACCTGTGTATCTTGCTGGGCTGTGACTACTGTGACAAGATAACAGGCCTGGGTCCTAAGAGAGCCCTGTCTCTGATACAGACCCACCGCTCCATCGAGAACTTGGTTCAGCACATCAATAGGAAg aCCCATCCAGTGCCCATGGCGTGGGGTTACCAGGATGCTAGGAAGCTGTTCCTGCTAGCCCCCCAGACAGAGgcccctggcctggcctggactGAACCTGACGAGGAGGTGCTGGTCCAGTTCCTGTGCCACCAGAAACACATCAA GGAGCCCAGGGTGCGTGGTCGTATGGAGCGGTTTCGTCAgacgagggagaggaggaggagagagagggagcaggaggaggcctCTGGCCGGAGCAGACAGACTCGCATGGAGGACTTCTTCCGCGTAACCAGGAAGAGAAAGCAG CCTGCTGAGGCTGGGGATCCTGCCAGCAGCAAGGGAAAGAGGCCCAGGCCTAAGTGA
- the agfg1b gene encoding arf-GAP domain and FG repeat-containing protein 1b, whose translation MATSAKRKQEETHLKMLREMTSQPPNRKCFDCDQRGPTYANMTVGSFVCTTCSGILRGLNPPHRVKSISMTTFTQQEIEFLQKHSNEVCKHIWLGLYDDRTLVIPDFREPQKVKEFLQEKYEKKRWYVPPDQARALSSVQASVSGSSASSTGSTPEVPPLKTLQLNKTPPRQSPGISRSKARAIVQEKKFDLLSDLGGDIFAPPTNQAAGSANFANFAHFPSQSATQANSGAADFANFEAFGNSGVPSHYGTPPPSHSVTSGGGVPIPSMAGAVPAQAQQGSSAGDRYAALAELDNELSSSAPTGSSVHGNMFGAVLGSSPAQTQPVLPSMQQGFGAVPSTNPFVATEMATNPFQTNGRPPAAASFGTGSMSMPAGFGNSSSFCLPTSFSGTFQQPFPGPAPCPYPPGNYHPPPNGPGYPVYGHTKPSIGPYGQPMAGPGLTNNPFMAGAPAGSFPSGGSSTNPFL comes from the exons ATGGCGACGAGTGCAAAGCGAAAACAAGAGGAGACTCATCTGAAGATGCTGCGCGAGATGACGAGCCAACCGCCGAATAGGAAGTGTTTTGATTGTGATCAGCGCGGCCCGACTTACGCCAACATGACAGTGGGTTCTTTCGTTTGTACCACCTGTTCGGGAATCCT acgagGTCTCAACCCCCCCCACAGAGTGAAGtccatctccatgacaaccttCACACAACAGGAAATCGAGTTCCTACAGAAACACAGCAACGAG gtgtgTAAACACATCTGGTTGGGCCTGTATGATGACAGGACCTTGGTCATCCCAGACTTCCGTGAACCTCAGAAGGTGAAGGAGTTTCTCCAGGAGAAATACGAGAAGAAGAGAtg gTATGTTCCTCCAGACCAGGCGAGGGCGCTGTCCAGTGTCCAGGCGTCCGTGTCGGGCTCCTCAGCCAGCAGCACAGGAAGTACCCCAGAGGTCCCTCCTCTGAAGACCCTGCAGCTCAACAAGACCCCCCCtcgccag TCTCCTGGGATTAGTCGCTCCAAAGCCCGTGCCATTGTTCAGGAGAAAAAGTTTGACCTGCTGTCAGACCTGGGCGGTGACATCTTCGCCCCCCCGACCAATCAGGCGGCAGGCTCAGCTAACTTCGCCAACTTTGCACATTTCCCCAGCCAATCAG CAACACAGGCTAACTCCGGGGCAGCAGACTTTGCCAACTTTGAGGCGTTTGGCAACTCTGGAGTTCCATCTCATTAcggcaccccacccccctcacattCTGTTACCTCag gtgggggcGTGCCCATCCCCTCCATGGCGGGTGCAGTACCAGCGCAGGCCCAGCAGGGGAGCTCTGCTGGCGACCGCTACGCTGCCCTGGCCGAGCTGGACAACGAGctgtcctcctctgctcctacTGGGAGCAGCGTGCacgg gaacATGTTTGGAGCCGTGTTGGGGAGCTCTCCTGCCCAGACCCAGCCTGTccttcccagcatgcaacaGGGCTtcggag CTGTTCCGTCCACCAACCCGTTTGTTGCCACGGAGATGGCCACCAACCCCTTCCAGACCAATGGCAgacctccagcagcag CCTCGTTCGGTACCGGCTCTATGAGCATGCCCGCTGGCTTCGGGAACTCCTCTTCCTTCTGCCTCCCGACCAGCTTCAGCGGAACCTTCCAGCAGCCCTTCCCCGGCCCGGCCCCCTGCCCCTACCCCCCCGGGAACTACCACCCCCCGCCCAATG gtccAGGATACCCAGTCTATGGGCACACTAAGCCCTCTATCGGCCCCTATGGCCAGCCAATGGCAGGGCCTGGCTTGACCAATAACCCCTTTATG gccgGAGCCCCAGCTGGTTCCTTCCCCAGTGGGGGCTCCTCCACCAACCCCTTCCTGTAG
- the LOC124472384 gene encoding tetra-peptide repeat homeobox protein 1-like, whose amino-acid sequence MACLLGDSLFEIDGQGPAPTKDYYQFTVTKTEVIWRSWKISLRSEFRNARPGELRMPHKDFLEDSRLQGQVRVVYGQKTLRYSQALCRGEFDFLERMPNALLLCILSHLELEDIARLRLTSRRLRQVCDSEEFWVQAVWSSCGPPSPQVCSLARELGWRQVFFTSKLQLQKLLSRRRRGSPRSPTQPHAADTVSLALSDMGLGSGPDSGSDSGPSPDSGSGPSPGPSPDSGSGPSPDSGSGPSPGPSPDSGSGPSPTPGPSPDSGSGRGPTPNLETQVWLYVVDQGGQVGDADPNPSHNPSPNPRPSPGLYPRPSPGLDPRPSPGLYPRPSPGPDPRPSPGPDLPGEQLAGLRKGSGVQRDPGNGRGDWKRDSGRRLK is encoded by the exons ATGGCGTGTTTATTGGGAGACAGTTTATTTGAAATTGACGGACAAGGACCTGCACCTACAAAAGACTATTACCAGTTTACTGTCACCAAAACCGAG GTGATTTGGAGGTCGTGGAAGATATCCCTGCGAAGTGAGTTCCGGAACGCTAGACCGGGCGAGCTTAGGATGCCGCATAAAGACTTCCTGGAAGACAGCCGACTTCAGG GCCAAGTGAGGGTCGTGTACGGGCAGAAAACGTTACGCTATAGCCAGGCGCTGTGTCGAGGCGAGTTTGACTTCCTGGAGCGGATGCCGAATGCACTGCTACTGTGCATCCTCTCCCACCTGGAGCTAGAGGACATCGCTAGACTGAGACTCACTTCGCGAAGGCTGAGACAG gtgtgtgaCTCGGAGGAGTTCTGGGTACAGGCCGTGTGGAGCAGCTgtgggcccccctccccccaggtgtgTTCCCTGGCCCGGGAGCTGGGCTGGAGGCAGGTGTTCTTCACCAGCAAGCTGCAGCTGCAGAAGCTGCTGagccggaggaggagagggagcccaCGGAGCCCCACGCAGCCCCACGCTGCTGACACAGTCAGCCTGGCACTCTCAGACATGGGCCTTGGTTCTGGCCCTGACTCTGGGTCAGATTCTGGGCCTAGTCCTGACTCTGGGTCTGGTCCTAGCCCTGGCCCTAGTCCTGACTCTGGGTCTGGTCCTAGTCCTGACTCTGGGTCTGGTCCTAGCCCTGGCCCTAGTCCTGACTCTGGGTCTGGTCCTAGTCCTACCCCTGGCCCTAGTCCTGACTCTGGGTCTGGTCGTGGCCCTACTCCTAACCTTGAAACTCAGGTGTGGCTTTACGTGGTGGATCAGGGAGGCCAGGTGGGGGATGCCGACCCCAACCCCAGCCATAACCCGAGCcctaaccccaggcccagcccaggTCTttaccccaggcccagcccaggTCTtgaccccaggcccagcccaggTCTttaccccaggcccagcccaggTCCtgaccccaggcccagcccaggTCCTGACCTCCCAGGGGAGCAGCTGGCTGGTCTGAGGAAGGGGTCTGGGGTCCAGAGAGATCCAGGCAACGGCAGAGGGGACTGGAAACGagactcaggaagaagactgaagTGA
- the LOC124472385 gene encoding uncharacterized protein LOC124472385, producing MGMWNNMTSRMEDSAADSMRVLDSVKAVVHATSSLATGYFCYLIVVTVRHTHELRSKASFLLLCQHCTCIAAFNATGCILHSVRASRVPAPRLFCWLVFDLQVVAARGAMMNLTLMALNACLSVLQPLHYRALVRCIQRPVMVGVWLLALLSPVLFTVLAGARLGWEGALALEAECSTALEGWAARLSSLALLGLLVLLIVLSNALLTMESCRAGHFNRSNRRLRRTALIHALQMSFHILPGVVIISRVRLGLFARVLNFLVFSVAQSASPVVYGLRCRDLWDYLPRFLPRWALRLRSWYHTLSAGNSTSNGTSNNTSNSTSNNTNSGLATDGEEAEGGRVSMGPGEHEAGEEAEGGRVSMGPGEDKAGEEAVGGRVSMGPGEDEAGEEAVGGRVSMGPGPVQARPALGARQEGETHTETHELDVF from the exons ATGGGGATGTGGAACAACATGACTAGCAGGATGGAGGACTCGGCCgcag ATAGCATGCGTGTCCTGGACTCTGTGAAGGCGGTGGTGCACGCCACGTCCTCTCTCGCTACGGGGTACTTCTGCTACCTCATCGTTGTCACGGTGCGGCACACGCACGAGCTGCGCTCCAAGGcctccttcctgctcctctgccAGCACTGCACCTGCATCGCCGCCTTCAACGCTACCGGCTGCATCCTCCACTCCGTCAGGGCCTCCCGCGTCCCCGCGCCACGCCTCTTCTGCTGGCTCGTGTTCGACCTCCAGGTGGTGGCGGCACGCGGAGCAATGATGAACCTCACGCTCATGGCGCTCAACGCCTGTCTGTCCGTGCTGCAGCCGCTACACTACCGGGCGCTGGTGCGCTGCATTCAGAGGCCCGTCATGGTGGGGGTGTGGCTGCTGGCGCTGCTCAGCCCCGTGCTGTTCACAGTCCTGGCCGGGGCGCggctgggctgggagggggcGCTGGCTCTGGAGGCGGAGTGCTCCACAGCGCTGGAGGGCTGGGCGGCGCGGCTGAGCAGCCTGGCGTTGCTGGGTCTCCTAGTGCTGCTCATCGTCCTCAGCAACGCCCTGCTCACCATGGAGAGCTGCCGAGCCGGACACTTCAACAGGTCCAACCGGAGGCTCCGCCGCACCGCGCTGATCCACGCCCTGCAGATGAGCTTCCACATCCTGCCCGGCGTGGTCATCATCTCTCGGGTCCGCCTCGGGCTCTTCGCCAGGGTGCTAAACTTCCTGGTGTTCTCTGTGGCCCAGTCGGCCAGTCCCGTGGTGTACGGGCTGCGCTGCCGGGATCTGTGGGATTACCTGCCGCGCTTCCTGCCCAGGTGGGCGCTGAGGCTGCGGAGCTGGTACCACACCTTGTCTGCAGGTAACAGCACCAGTAACGGCACCAGTAACAACACCAGTAACAGCACCAGTAACAACACCAACTCGGGTCTGGCTACAGAtggggaggaggctgagggaggccgGGTCAGTATGGGACCGGGAGAGCacgaggctggggaggaggctgagggaggcagggtcagTATGGGACCGGGAGAGGAcaaggctggggaggaggctgtgggAGGCAGGGTCAGTATGGGACCGGGAGAGGacgaggctggggaggaggctgtgggAGGCAGGGTCAGTATGGGACCGGGACCTGTACAAGCGAGACCTGCTCTGGGTGCTCGTCAGGaaggtgaaacacacacagagactcatgAACTGGACGTGTTCTGA